The proteins below are encoded in one region of Candidatus Flexicrinis proximus:
- a CDS encoding DUF4255 domain-containing protein has product MLDDLDKSIEALLRNRGGIGQDIEIAFDQPNREWASRLSRPTLNLFAFDIRENQKLRQMDREIAKNGTSGKITLPPRRVDVAYVVTSWTRKIEDEHRLLWRALSTLKRTLYLDPAACEGALRYSRIDIPLLVAETSPTMTTNMVDLWSVMDNQLHLGFTVIATLELDVAFEEETPLVLEGTIRIAQSERPNERVVSARSEDIKVPKRKRAEEGDTEN; this is encoded by the coding sequence ATGCTGGACGATCTGGACAAGTCGATCGAAGCACTCCTCCGCAATCGGGGAGGGATTGGTCAGGATATCGAAATCGCCTTTGACCAGCCGAACCGCGAGTGGGCTTCCCGTCTCAGCCGCCCGACCCTGAACCTGTTTGCCTTCGACATCCGCGAGAACCAGAAGCTGCGCCAGATGGATCGCGAAATCGCCAAGAACGGGACTTCCGGGAAGATCACCTTGCCGCCTCGCCGTGTCGATGTCGCCTATGTGGTGACCTCGTGGACACGCAAAATCGAAGATGAGCACCGCCTGCTGTGGCGCGCATTGTCCACCCTTAAGCGCACGCTTTATCTCGATCCTGCGGCGTGTGAAGGCGCATTGCGGTATAGTCGTATTGATATCCCGCTGTTGGTGGCGGAAACCTCACCAACAATGACTACCAACATGGTCGATTTGTGGAGCGTGATGGACAACCAGTTGCATCTGGGTTTTACGGTCATTGCCACGCTCGAACTCGACGTCGCGTTTGAGGAGGAAACGCCGCTGGTGTTGGAAGGAACTATCCGTATTGCTCAGTCCGAGCGGCCTAACGAGCGGGTAGTTTCAGCGAGGAGCGAGGATATCAAGGTTCCAAAACGGAAACGAGCAGAGGAGGGGGATACTGAGAATTAA
- a CDS encoding VWA domain-containing protein, with translation MRIRTLVAAFAAALITGLTAAQQPVLSPAFVAYSCAFERSANQVRIEAVLQGADARTLADSALDLSAEQRGNPGALDVVLTPLAERPPLRLVIVLDLTDTVPIVELTAVLQQDLFENLLPEDEVALITFSEDIAPVTPFVADKQAFANDYLTGLSISAGDNRLYDAIDQAIGAFPFAAGTRRVVLAVTDSGRRQLEQTPIDALIARAQRDNTQIYSIGFVSRDRPDEDELTALASQTGGYFWYYGETNNTRASIGSAVGAYLSDFARALNSEATITISGRGLTPDSNNRAAIDLTAALTDGTELTDQVTCPVETLRHDIAFVTNAGGAPITGRIDIGVNAQSDLGRENTRIVFRVNGEVVQTSQASVYTFDSTVLQPGFYTVQAELWDNANTTLAQTPSSLRLYVQQSLQLTVRDALASPDSATSGTFTGAVDLTVRGNEQIALPDVEFSASPSGRPELAQTIGTAPYVSGVAALSLPDLSAAILSVFPDATAGGTYQIVAVVSGISPGDPPLASSNLLPLTVSVPVPTATPTVQPRPPVPRRDLRIDYGIPLALMLAGLLLNVILVRAIRRRKIKRVIAYPDNIELGPQLMTLTVLRDGVRHAHALTKKTVTIGRGSGNDVNVSDDPNVSRQHGVIMWRRGDWYYSNRKGNATARIDGQVRRGFFLHRLDGVTELQIGDVIMIFHSSAQQDIADFIKTDL, from the coding sequence ATGCGTATCCGCACATTGGTCGCAGCGTTCGCTGCGGCGCTAATCACAGGTCTCACTGCCGCACAACAGCCGGTACTCTCCCCCGCCTTTGTGGCCTATTCCTGCGCGTTTGAGCGATCGGCCAACCAGGTCCGGATTGAGGCGGTGCTCCAGGGGGCTGATGCCCGCACCCTAGCCGATTCCGCGTTAGACCTCTCCGCCGAACAGCGGGGAAACCCGGGCGCGCTCGATGTCGTGCTCACGCCGCTTGCCGAACGCCCCCCGTTAAGGTTAGTGATTGTCCTTGACCTGACCGATACTGTGCCAATTGTCGAACTCACTGCGGTGCTTCAACAGGATCTGTTTGAGAACCTTCTCCCCGAAGACGAGGTCGCGCTGATCACCTTCAGCGAAGATATCGCGCCCGTCACTCCATTTGTCGCCGATAAGCAGGCATTTGCGAATGACTACCTCACCGGTCTGTCGATCAGCGCCGGGGACAACCGTCTCTACGACGCTATTGATCAGGCTATCGGTGCATTTCCGTTCGCTGCGGGAACGCGGCGGGTTGTCCTGGCCGTCACCGACAGCGGGCGCCGCCAGCTTGAGCAAACGCCTATCGACGCGCTGATTGCACGTGCGCAGCGCGACAACACGCAGATCTATTCGATTGGATTTGTATCGCGCGACCGCCCCGACGAAGATGAGTTGACTGCGCTTGCATCGCAAACCGGCGGCTATTTCTGGTATTACGGCGAGACGAATAACACGCGCGCTTCAATTGGCTCGGCTGTTGGCGCCTACTTGAGCGACTTTGCCCGCGCGCTGAACAGCGAAGCGACCATCACGATTAGCGGACGCGGCCTTACCCCTGACTCGAATAACCGCGCGGCCATCGACCTTACAGCGGCGCTCACCGATGGTACCGAATTGACCGACCAGGTGACCTGTCCGGTCGAAACCCTTCGCCACGACATCGCCTTTGTCACCAACGCCGGCGGCGCGCCCATCACCGGCCGGATCGACATTGGTGTCAACGCCCAGTCGGATCTGGGACGTGAAAATACTCGCATCGTTTTTCGGGTCAACGGCGAAGTGGTCCAGACCTCGCAGGCATCCGTCTACACCTTTGATTCGACGGTCTTGCAGCCGGGTTTCTACACCGTCCAGGCCGAGTTGTGGGATAACGCCAACACGACTCTCGCTCAGACGCCTTCGTCGCTGCGCCTGTATGTCCAGCAGTCGCTTCAACTGACGGTCAGGGACGCGCTTGCGTCTCCCGACTCCGCGACTTCGGGCACGTTCACGGGCGCAGTTGACCTGACGGTGCGCGGGAATGAGCAGATTGCCCTGCCTGATGTCGAATTCAGCGCATCCCCTTCCGGGCGCCCTGAGCTGGCCCAGACAATCGGCACGGCACCCTACGTAAGTGGCGTCGCGGCGCTATCACTGCCTGACCTCTCGGCAGCCATCCTCTCGGTGTTTCCAGACGCGACCGCAGGCGGTACGTACCAGATTGTCGCTGTCGTGTCGGGCATCTCACCTGGGGACCCGCCGTTGGCCAGCAGCAATCTGCTGCCGCTCACCGTTTCTGTTCCAGTTCCGACAGCCACGCCAACCGTTCAGCCCCGGCCCCCTGTACCCCGCCGCGATCTTCGCATTGATTACGGCATCCCGCTTGCCCTCATGCTCGCCGGGCTTCTTCTCAACGTAATCCTCGTTCGCGCCATACGCAGGCGCAAGATCAAGCGCGTGATCGCCTATCCTGACAACATTGAGCTCGGTCCGCAGTTGATGACCCTGACGGTTCTGCGCGATGGCGTGCGGCATGCCCACGCCCTCACCAAGAAGACCGTGACGATTGGCCGTGGTTCTGGAAACGATGTGAATGTGAGTGACGATCCGAATGTCTCGCGTCAGCACGGCGTCATCATGTGGCGGCGTGGCGATTGGTACTACTCGAATCGTAAGGGCAATGCCACCGCCCGTATCGACGGGCAGGTGCGCCGCGGATTCTTCCTCCACCGCCTCGATGGCGTCACTGAGCTGCAGATCGGCGATGTGATCATGATCTTCCATAGCAGCGCCCAGCAGGATATCGCTGATTTCATCAAGACCGATCTCTAG